CGAGGCCTCGCACCAGAGCTCGCCGAGCCAGGTCGCCGCCGAGGTGGAGGACCTGCTGACGAGCCGTGCGGACTCGGTGCTGTGCACCCACCGGCCGGTGCTCCCCACCGTGCTCGACGTGCTCAGCGGCCACTCGCGCCGCAAGGTGGCCGACACCCTGCCGACCGCCGACCCGTTCCTGGCGCCCGGCGAGGTGCTCGTCGCGCACGTGGCCCTCACGGTGAAGGGCCCGCGGGTGGTCGCCGCAGAACGACACCTGCCCGCGGCCGATTGACGGCTCGCGGGCAGGCGGTGGTGCGGTGCGGGGCGCTCAGGAGAGCAGCGGGTTCAGCATCCAGAAGAAGACGGCCGCGACCAGCGCCGCCGCCGGGATGGTCAGCACCCAGGCGAGCCCGATGTTCTTGGCGACGCCCCAGCGCACGGCCGACAGCCGCTTGGTGGCCCCGACGCCCATGATCGCCGAGGTGATCGTGTGCGTCGTGGAGACCGGCGCGTGCAGGACGAAGGCGTTCACGTAGAGCACGACCGCCGAGACCGACTCGGCGACGAAGCCGCGCGCCGGGTCCAGCTCGATGATCTTGCGCCCGAGCGTGCGCATGATGCGCCAGCCGCCGGAGTAGGTGCCCGCGGAGATCGCCGCGGCCGCTGCGAGCTTGACCCACAGCGGGATCCCCTCGCCCGGGGCGGCCCAGCCGACGGTCAGCAGCGCCAGGTAGATCACGCCCATGGTCTTCTGCGCGTCCTGCAGGCCGTGGCCCAGCGCCATCGCGGCGGCCGAGGCGGTCTGAGCGAGGCGGAACCGGCGCGTGGTGCGCGAGGGGGAAGCGTTGCGGATGAGCCACAGCAGGCCGACCATCACGAAGAACGCGAGCCCGAAGCCGACCACCGGCGAGATGATCATCGGCAGGACGACCTTGTCGACGATCGCGCTGCCGTAGAT
The sequence above is a segment of the Cellulomonas chengniuliangii genome. Coding sequences within it:
- a CDS encoding inorganic phosphate transporter, with product MELALVILVVALALGFDYTNGFHDAANAIATSVSTRALTPRAALIMAAVMNFAGALLGTEVAETIATSIVDLQDASPHSALVVVLCALVGAITWNLITWWFGLPSSSTHALIGGLVGAGLAGGLGIYGSAIVDKVVLPMIISPVVGFGLAFFVMVGLLWLIRNASPSRTTRRFRLAQTASAAAMALGHGLQDAQKTMGVIYLALLTVGWAAPGEGIPLWVKLAAAAAISAGTYSGGWRIMRTLGRKIIELDPARGFVAESVSAVVLYVNAFVLHAPVSTTHTITSAIMGVGATKRLSAVRWGVAKNIGLAWVLTIPAAALVAAVFFWMLNPLLS